A single window of Agromyces aureus DNA harbors:
- a CDS encoding choice-of-anchor A family protein, protein MPTPAPRRARLRKSLSLLAITGLAASGAAAISVIGAAPATAATAPALTCPPSGEMPPLGHLPVFTDSSVAVFAGGDYRAQGGAAESEGLLLVAGDATFAKTGGGVFNIGSAGYGSGITPAGGTQMLAVGGDLSTVNGTQLHVGANLAGGGDVTVGGSIAAGTTFDLWGGDATGELGAAKAMSPNAGFASVLDDASDDLAALPATDSASTDGNQVRFASAVDRDLYVFTISGSVLGSKPEVVFDLASDSAPVLINVTGAKLDWAPNYFADGTVRFDDPSGADFGTWSSRLAWNIADATKVELGLNGQLIGTVLAPDADAQVTTSTNGRLLVGGDLTVSGSGVEHHNYPWIGGKGLDCTPEPAEPTDPVEPTDPPTPLVPIEPADPVGPTDPTDPAEPAQPGGDDSSTVTTPGATPTPTPAANTVEKPGLASTGFDALPLAIGAGALLAVAGTLLVIARRRRA, encoded by the coding sequence GTGCCCACCCCCGCGCCCCGACGCGCCCGCCTGCGCAAGAGCCTCAGCCTGCTCGCCATCACCGGCCTCGCCGCCTCCGGCGCTGCCGCGATCTCGGTCATCGGCGCCGCGCCGGCGACCGCAGCCACTGCGCCGGCACTCACCTGCCCGCCGAGCGGCGAGATGCCGCCCCTCGGGCACCTCCCCGTCTTCACCGACTCGAGCGTCGCGGTCTTCGCCGGCGGCGACTACCGCGCCCAGGGCGGCGCGGCGGAGTCCGAGGGCCTGCTGCTCGTCGCGGGCGACGCGACCTTCGCCAAGACCGGCGGCGGCGTCTTCAACATCGGCTCGGCCGGCTACGGCTCGGGCATCACGCCCGCGGGCGGCACCCAGATGCTCGCCGTCGGCGGCGACCTGTCGACCGTGAACGGCACGCAGCTGCACGTCGGCGCGAACCTCGCCGGTGGCGGCGACGTCACGGTCGGCGGCTCGATCGCCGCGGGCACGACGTTCGACCTCTGGGGCGGCGACGCCACCGGCGAACTCGGCGCCGCGAAGGCGATGAGCCCGAACGCGGGCTTCGCCTCGGTGCTCGACGACGCCTCCGACGACCTCGCGGCGCTGCCGGCGACCGACTCGGCGTCCACCGACGGCAACCAGGTGCGCTTCGCGAGCGCGGTCGACCGCGACCTCTACGTCTTCACGATCTCGGGCTCCGTGCTCGGCTCCAAGCCCGAGGTCGTCTTCGACCTCGCCTCCGACTCGGCGCCCGTGCTGATCAACGTGACCGGCGCGAAGCTCGACTGGGCCCCGAACTACTTCGCCGACGGCACCGTGCGCTTCGACGACCCGTCGGGTGCGGACTTCGGCACCTGGTCGTCGCGGCTCGCGTGGAACATCGCCGACGCGACGAAGGTCGAGCTCGGCCTCAACGGCCAGCTGATCGGCACCGTGCTCGCGCCCGACGCCGATGCGCAGGTCACCACGTCGACCAACGGCCGCCTCCTCGTCGGCGGCGATCTCACGGTCAGCGGCAGCGGTGTCGAGCACCACAACTACCCGTGGATCGGCGGCAAGGGCCTCGACTGCACGCCCGAACCCGCCGAGCCGACCGATCCCGTCGAGCCGACCGACCCGCCCACCCCGCTGGTTCCGATCGAGCCCGCGGATCCCGTCGGCCCCACCGACCCGACCGACCCCGCCGAACCGGCGCAGCCCGGCGGCGACGACTCGTCGACCGTGACGACGCCCGGCGCGACGCCGACCCCGACGCCGGCCGCGAACACCGTCGAGAAGCCCGGCCTCGCCTCGACCGGCTTCGACG
- a CDS encoding S8 family peptidase, whose amino-acid sequence MIGVAGVGAAALPATADPARGGTPPPAASAAAPAAAGGTHTVTLITGDRVTVTDLAGGTHAVAIDAVDPGEAFQTIEVEGELHVLPRSAMPFVTAGVVDGDLFNVSRLIEYGYDDASVDATPVILELDDASSARSFSAPVPGIDVGAPLASIGGAAASAEHASAESTWAALTDAAASDARSFSAPGAVSLGGGVAAIHLDGKVQATLDSSVPYIGAPAAWAAGYTGDGVTVAVLDTGYDDTHPDLAGRVLADSTSFVPDESVSDDPNGHGTHVASTIAGTGAASGGTHRGVADGANLLVGKVLSATGEGQDSWIISAMEWAADRADIVSMSLGTRYGDDGTDLMSQALNVISAETDALFIVAAGNSSAPETVGSPGSAASALTIGSVDDPSGELSWFSSQGPLVRSGALKPDLAGPGNDVTAARSADSPGEGSYIGMSGTSMATPHVAGAAAIVKQQHPEYTGAQLRAALTSTATDVGLTPYQVGSGVVDVAAATEADVVASGSGDFGMLTWGEDATPVTRTIEYANRGAAEVTVDLAATLTDTTPGAGGGIEAGRAADASGTAEASDVLTMDAASLTIPAGETRSVVLTADPAKVPAGVQLSGVLTAAVAGDPVTRTALGIIAEAERYDLTVTATDFAGEPLETSGWIWNAATGWYTSFGVPGETTLRLPAGLYSVMSFMDVARDADTQAIALVGDPDVVLDGAASVAFDARATKPVTVDVGEKGLEATVRRMDYKVDGFTGSALAPVWVDELYAQPMDAPEAESFDFTTRWRLQEPTLSLTAGKEQLDLIPQVGSTLLDGRIRAGAVAVGLGSVEEFAAVDVKGKVAVVTRSDVVSAPERSANAVAAGAALLLTVNDGDGELSEWVGSDDYTADTPIPVAAVSGVQGRRVLDAIAKKPVTVSGTGIPNADEIWDIARYSDGSVPQKLDYRPKKLARIDTTYYGDPATVGEYRYDFVPGTEYGSGFPMRTTRGLERTEWVNTDQVEWYQDASVVDAGWEVRDIQRAYEPGQKVETSYFGSIVRPYVGPGYWAPNRTGDYAQVNLPSWADGANADHTGAFDTYSGAADRSQLTEVYLDGELAASAPFQGATVWDLPDGESEWRVVNTATHDGTYLASSTSTTTEWTFRSTGTASDSSRQLLPMLQAVYDVDLDDSGKAGAERKRGGSVELGLEVGHVAEASGIAAVSGATLEARVAGGAWKTVALKKTSADTEVDAPSPDGAPMFSEGRDLVTAYAAKLAVPDAGAWVDLRVTATDAAGATFSQEIERAFEVAPAKKGGGNGGHPGNGGGGHGGGGHGGNGGGGHGGWGWPGWHGGGHP is encoded by the coding sequence GTGATCGGCGTCGCCGGGGTCGGCGCAGCCGCCCTTCCGGCCACCGCCGATCCAGCCCGAGGCGGCACCCCGCCGCCGGCCGCTTCGGCCGCAGCACCGGCCGCCGCGGGCGGCACGCACACCGTCACCCTCATCACCGGCGACCGCGTCACCGTGACCGACCTCGCGGGCGGCACGCACGCGGTCGCGATCGACGCCGTCGACCCGGGAGAGGCCTTCCAGACCATCGAGGTCGAGGGCGAGTTGCACGTGCTGCCGAGGTCGGCCATGCCCTTCGTCACGGCGGGCGTCGTCGACGGCGACCTGTTCAACGTCAGCCGCCTCATCGAGTACGGCTACGACGACGCCTCCGTCGACGCAACCCCGGTGATCCTCGAGCTCGACGACGCGTCATCGGCCCGCAGCTTCTCGGCGCCCGTGCCGGGCATCGACGTCGGCGCGCCGCTCGCGAGCATCGGCGGTGCGGCCGCGTCGGCCGAGCACGCGAGTGCGGAGTCGACCTGGGCCGCGCTGACGGATGCCGCGGCCTCCGATGCCCGTAGCTTCAGCGCACCAGGCGCGGTGAGCCTCGGCGGCGGCGTCGCCGCGATCCACCTCGACGGCAAGGTGCAGGCGACGCTCGACTCGAGCGTGCCCTACATCGGTGCGCCCGCGGCGTGGGCGGCCGGATACACCGGAGACGGCGTGACCGTCGCCGTGCTCGACACCGGATACGACGACACCCACCCCGACCTCGCGGGCCGCGTGCTCGCCGACTCGACCAGCTTCGTTCCCGACGAGTCCGTCTCCGACGACCCGAACGGCCACGGCACGCATGTCGCCTCGACGATCGCCGGCACGGGAGCCGCGAGCGGCGGAACCCACCGCGGTGTCGCCGACGGCGCGAACCTGCTCGTCGGCAAGGTGCTGAGCGCCACCGGCGAGGGCCAGGACTCGTGGATCATCTCCGCCATGGAGTGGGCCGCGGACCGCGCCGACATCGTCTCGATGAGCCTCGGCACCCGCTACGGCGACGACGGCACCGACCTCATGTCGCAGGCCCTGAACGTGATCTCGGCCGAGACCGACGCGCTCTTCATCGTCGCCGCCGGAAACTCGAGCGCGCCGGAGACGGTCGGCTCGCCCGGTTCCGCTGCGAGCGCCCTCACCATCGGTTCGGTCGACGACCCCAGCGGCGAGCTCTCGTGGTTCTCGAGCCAGGGGCCGCTCGTGCGCTCCGGCGCGCTGAAGCCCGACCTCGCCGGTCCGGGCAACGACGTCACGGCCGCCCGCTCGGCGGACAGCCCCGGCGAGGGGTCGTACATCGGCATGAGCGGCACGTCGATGGCGACCCCGCACGTCGCGGGCGCCGCGGCGATCGTGAAGCAGCAGCATCCGGAGTACACCGGCGCGCAACTGCGGGCGGCGCTCACGAGCACGGCGACGGATGTCGGGCTCACGCCCTACCAGGTCGGCTCCGGCGTCGTCGACGTCGCCGCGGCGACCGAGGCCGACGTCGTGGCATCCGGGTCTGGCGACTTCGGCATGCTGACGTGGGGCGAGGACGCGACGCCGGTCACCCGCACGATCGAGTACGCGAACCGCGGCGCCGCCGAGGTCACGGTCGACCTGGCGGCGACGCTCACCGACACCACGCCCGGCGCGGGCGGCGGCATCGAGGCCGGTCGCGCGGCCGACGCATCCGGCACCGCCGAAGCATCCGACGTGCTCACGATGGATGCCGCCTCGCTCACGATCCCGGCGGGCGAGACCCGATCGGTCGTGCTCACGGCCGACCCGGCGAAGGTGCCGGCCGGAGTGCAGCTCTCGGGCGTGCTCACCGCCGCCGTCGCCGGCGACCCGGTCACCCGCACCGCGCTCGGCATCATCGCGGAGGCGGAACGCTACGACCTCACCGTCACGGCGACCGACTTCGCGGGCGAGCCGCTCGAGACCTCCGGGTGGATCTGGAACGCCGCGACCGGCTGGTACACCTCCTTCGGCGTTCCCGGCGAGACCACGCTGCGCCTGCCCGCCGGTCTCTACTCGGTGATGTCGTTCATGGACGTCGCCCGCGACGCCGACACCCAGGCGATCGCGCTCGTCGGCGACCCCGACGTCGTGCTCGACGGTGCGGCGAGCGTCGCGTTCGACGCGCGGGCCACGAAGCCCGTGACCGTCGACGTCGGCGAGAAGGGGCTCGAGGCCACGGTGCGCCGCATGGACTACAAGGTCGACGGCTTCACGGGCAGCGCCCTCGCGCCGGTCTGGGTCGATGAGCTCTACGCCCAGCCGATGGATGCGCCAGAGGCCGAGAGCTTCGACTTCACCACGCGGTGGCGCCTGCAGGAGCCGACGCTGTCGCTGACGGCGGGCAAGGAGCAGCTCGACCTCATCCCGCAGGTCGGCTCGACCCTGCTCGACGGCCGGATCCGCGCCGGCGCGGTCGCCGTGGGCCTCGGCAGCGTCGAGGAGTTCGCCGCGGTCGACGTGAAGGGCAAGGTCGCGGTCGTGACCCGTTCCGACGTCGTCTCGGCGCCCGAGCGTTCGGCGAACGCCGTCGCCGCGGGTGCTGCGTTGCTGCTCACCGTCAACGACGGCGACGGGGAGCTCAGCGAGTGGGTCGGCTCCGACGACTACACCGCCGACACCCCCATCCCGGTCGCCGCGGTCAGCGGCGTGCAGGGACGCCGGGTGCTCGACGCGATCGCGAAGAAGCCGGTCACCGTGAGCGGCACGGGAATCCCGAACGCCGACGAGATCTGGGACATCGCCCGCTACAGCGACGGCTCGGTGCCCCAGAAGCTCGACTACCGGCCGAAGAAGCTCGCCCGCATCGACACGACCTACTACGGCGACCCGGCCACGGTCGGCGAGTACCGGTACGACTTCGTGCCGGGAACCGAGTACGGATCGGGCTTCCCGATGCGCACGACGCGTGGCCTCGAGCGCACCGAGTGGGTCAACACCGACCAGGTCGAGTGGTACCAGGACGCGTCGGTCGTCGACGCCGGGTGGGAGGTCCGCGACATCCAGCGGGCGTACGAGCCCGGACAGAAGGTCGAGACGAGCTACTTCGGCTCGATCGTGCGTCCGTACGTCGGGCCCGGGTACTGGGCGCCGAACCGCACCGGCGACTACGCGCAGGTCAACCTGCCGTCGTGGGCCGACGGCGCGAATGCCGATCACACGGGTGCCTTCGACACGTACTCCGGCGCCGCCGACCGGTCGCAGCTCACCGAGGTCTACCTCGACGGCGAGCTCGCAGCATCGGCGCCGTTCCAGGGTGCGACCGTCTGGGACCTGCCCGACGGCGAATCCGAGTGGCGGGTCGTGAACACCGCGACCCACGACGGCACGTACCTGGCATCCTCGACCTCGACCACGACCGAGTGGACGTTCCGGTCCACGGGCACGGCGAGCGACTCCAGTCGGCAGCTGCTGCCGATGCTGCAGGCCGTCTACGACGTCGACCTCGACGACTCGGGCAAGGCGGGCGCCGAGCGCAAGCGCGGCGGCTCGGTCGAGCTCGGGCTCGAAGTCGGACACGTCGCCGAGGCATCCGGCATCGCGGCGGTCTCCGGCGCGACGCTCGAGGCGCGGGTCGCCGGCGGCGCCTGGAAGACGGTCGCGCTCAAGAAGACCTCGGCCGACACGGAGGTCGATGCGCCGTCGCCCGACGGTGCGCCGATGTTCTCCGAGGGGCGCGACCTCGTCACGGCGTACGCGGCCAAGCTGGCCGTGCCCGACGCCGGCGCGTGGGTCGACCTGCGGGTGACGGCGACGGATGCCGCGGGCGCGACCTTCAGCCAGGAGATCGAGCGGGCGTTCGAGGTCGCACCCGCGAAGAAGGGCGGCGGGAACGGCGGCCACCCCGGGAACGGCGGCGGTGGGCACGGCGGCGGAGGTCACGGCGGGAACGGCGGCGGCGGTCACGGCGGCTGGGGCTGGCCCGGCTGGCACGGTGGCGGCCACCCCTGA
- a CDS encoding 3-hydroxyacyl-CoA dehydrogenase, whose amino-acid sequence MTAIANVTVLGTGVLGSQIAYQTAFSGFDVVAYDIDDAALEAAKQRFAGLAQTYVTENVAGAADGAEAALGRIRTTADLADAVANADLIIEAIPEQLSLKQSTYEKLSALAPERTIFATNSSTLLPSDLAPFTGRADRFLALHFANRVWAHNTAEVMGTEATDPAVYATVVDFAAKIGMVPIEIKKEKAGYLLNSLLVPFLSAAGELLVDGIAEPDAIDKTWRIGTGAPMGPFQIYDIVGLTTAYNISKAGGAKQQAFADLLKERYIDQGKLGVATGEGFYSYSKA is encoded by the coding sequence ATGACCGCCATCGCGAACGTCACCGTCCTGGGCACCGGAGTGCTCGGCTCGCAGATCGCCTACCAGACCGCGTTCAGCGGGTTCGACGTCGTCGCCTACGACATCGACGACGCCGCACTCGAGGCCGCGAAGCAGCGCTTCGCCGGGCTCGCCCAGACCTACGTGACCGAGAACGTCGCGGGTGCCGCCGACGGCGCGGAGGCCGCACTCGGCCGCATCCGGACGACCGCCGACCTCGCCGACGCCGTCGCGAACGCCGACCTGATCATCGAGGCGATCCCCGAGCAGCTCTCGCTCAAGCAGTCGACCTACGAGAAGCTCTCCGCACTCGCCCCCGAGCGCACGATCTTCGCCACGAACTCGTCGACCCTGCTGCCGAGCGACCTCGCGCCGTTCACCGGCCGCGCCGACCGGTTCCTCGCGCTGCACTTCGCGAACCGCGTGTGGGCGCACAACACCGCCGAGGTCATGGGCACCGAGGCCACCGACCCCGCCGTGTACGCGACCGTGGTCGACTTCGCGGCGAAGATCGGCATGGTCCCGATCGAGATCAAGAAGGAGAAGGCCGGCTACCTGCTGAACTCCCTCCTCGTGCCGTTCCTCTCGGCCGCGGGCGAGCTGCTCGTCGACGGCATCGCCGAGCCCGACGCCATCGACAAGACCTGGCGCATCGGCACCGGCGCGCCCATGGGCCCGTTCCAGATCTACGACATCGTCGGCCTCACCACGGCCTACAACATCTCCAAGGCCGGCGGTGCGAAGCAGCAGGCGTTCGCCGACCTCCTCAAGGAGCGCTACATCGACCAGGGCAAGCTCGGCGTCGCCACGGGCGAGGGCTTCTACTCCTACTCGAAGGCCTGA
- a CDS encoding MarR family winged helix-turn-helix transcriptional regulator, whose amino-acid sequence MTGTTTSRETATSDILGALIVVSRRGVADARTANLSLSMTDQSILGFIVDHPGCRSVDIAQAYRLNRSTVSRQLAGLVALGVVREVADAAGRGTPLELTASGRAAYDEAIAILHGIVAGQLDGWSDDEVARFARDLQRFNVGRPGETRPRHPLETPDGPHENAPQGAEEEKKEQQ is encoded by the coding sequence ATGACCGGTACGACGACATCGCGCGAGACCGCGACCTCCGACATCCTCGGCGCCCTCATCGTCGTGAGCCGCAGGGGCGTCGCCGATGCTCGCACCGCGAACCTCAGCCTGAGCATGACCGACCAGTCGATCCTCGGCTTCATCGTCGACCACCCCGGCTGCCGCTCGGTCGACATCGCGCAGGCGTACCGGCTCAACCGCTCCACGGTCTCGCGTCAGCTCGCCGGGCTCGTCGCGCTCGGGGTCGTCCGCGAAGTGGCGGATGCCGCGGGCCGCGGTACACCCCTCGAGCTCACGGCGTCGGGGCGGGCCGCCTACGACGAGGCCATCGCCATCCTGCACGGCATCGTCGCCGGCCAGCTCGACGGCTGGAGCGACGACGAGGTCGCCCGCTTCGCGCGCGACCTGCAGCGATTCAACGTCGGACGCCCGGGCGAGACCCGCCCGCGGCATCCGCTCGAGACCCCCGACGGGCCTCACGAGAACGCCCCACAGGGCGCAGAAGAAGAGAAGAAGGAACAGCAATGA
- a CDS encoding helix-turn-helix domain-containing protein, producing MTAVGGARERKALVLEAIGLDDEHTALYRLVLQAPSSSIDELAESAAKPRSEVRAIVAELERLGLLARQASAPDRVVASPPSLALRPMLLDRERRLTQAHEVLVELSEIYRSGAAQRTAPDVVDVVLGADAVRQRFAQLQASATEQVRVLMLSDVAFLDATENTAEDEALRRGVRYRVIVEKAVLEWPGFIDAARESAPFGEEVRVLPTLPTRLIIADDDVAMLPMRSHGEERSSGALLVNPSGLLDLVIATFEEYWATSTEFISTGELPGAHDAVDRDLLKLLLLGLTDAAAGAQLGISVRTVQRRVAELMETAGVTTRLQLGAEAVRRAWV from the coding sequence ATGACGGCGGTCGGCGGGGCGAGGGAACGGAAGGCGCTCGTGCTCGAGGCGATCGGACTGGACGATGAGCACACCGCGCTCTATCGGCTCGTCCTGCAGGCGCCCTCGTCGAGCATCGACGAGCTCGCGGAATCCGCGGCGAAGCCGAGGTCCGAGGTGCGCGCGATCGTCGCCGAGCTCGAGCGTCTCGGCCTGCTCGCGCGGCAGGCCTCCGCGCCCGACCGCGTCGTCGCCTCGCCGCCGTCGCTCGCCCTGCGGCCGATGCTCCTCGACCGCGAGCGCCGGCTGACCCAGGCGCACGAGGTGCTCGTCGAGCTGAGCGAGATCTACCGCAGCGGGGCCGCGCAGCGCACGGCGCCCGACGTCGTCGACGTCGTGCTCGGAGCGGATGCCGTGCGCCAGCGCTTCGCCCAGCTGCAGGCCTCGGCGACGGAGCAGGTTCGCGTGCTCATGCTGAGCGACGTGGCATTCCTCGACGCCACCGAGAACACGGCTGAAGACGAAGCACTGCGGAGGGGGGTGCGCTACCGCGTGATCGTCGAGAAGGCCGTGCTCGAGTGGCCGGGCTTCATCGACGCGGCCCGCGAGTCCGCGCCGTTCGGCGAGGAGGTGCGCGTGCTGCCGACCCTGCCGACGCGCCTCATCATCGCCGACGACGACGTGGCGATGCTGCCGATGCGTTCGCACGGCGAGGAGCGGTCGTCGGGCGCGCTGCTCGTGAACCCGAGCGGCCTGCTCGACCTCGTGATCGCGACCTTCGAGGAGTACTGGGCGACCTCGACGGAGTTCATCTCGACCGGCGAGCTGCCCGGCGCGCACGACGCGGTCGACCGCGACCTGCTGAAGCTGCTGCTGCTGGGGCTCACGGATGCCGCGGCCGGCGCGCAGCTCGGCATCTCGGTGCGCACGGTGCAGCGGCGGGTCGCCGAGCTCATGGAGACGGCCGGCGTCACGACCAGGTTGCAGCTCGGCGCCGAGGCCGTGCGGCGGGCCTGGGTGTAG